The following coding sequences are from one Paenibacillus sp. FSL R5-0912 window:
- a CDS encoding response regulator transcription factor: MAKILVVDDEPAILSLIRNALRTDQHLVTVISDSTQVRQSDLGAYDLILLDVMMPGVDGFSLCREIRGAVDCPILFVTAKTQESDLMYGLGLGADDYIVKPFGIGALRARIDAHLRREGREKRKVLYMENVHFNLSGKELFVQADKVSLTKSEYEICEFLARSRGQVFSKEHIYEAVFGYDGESDSSAITEHIKNIRAKLSKYGMDVIETIWGIGYKWKL, from the coding sequence ATGGCCAAAATACTCGTAGTAGACGATGAGCCCGCTATCCTGTCGCTGATTCGCAATGCACTCCGTACGGATCAGCACCTGGTGACGGTGATCTCTGATTCCACCCAGGTGCGCCAGTCCGACCTTGGCGCATACGATCTTATTTTGCTGGATGTCATGATGCCGGGGGTGGACGGCTTTTCCCTTTGCCGGGAGATCCGCGGGGCAGTGGATTGCCCCATTCTTTTTGTAACGGCCAAAACACAGGAAAGCGATCTGATGTACGGCCTGGGCCTGGGAGCAGATGATTATATTGTGAAGCCCTTTGGTATAGGGGCGCTGCGTGCACGGATTGATGCCCACCTCAGGCGGGAGGGCAGGGAGAAGCGGAAGGTGCTGTATATGGAGAACGTACATTTCAATCTCTCCGGCAAAGAGCTGTTTGTCCAGGCGGACAAGGTGTCTCTGACCAAAAGCGAATATGAAATCTGCGAATTCCTGGCCCGCAGCCGCGGACAGGTCTTCTCCAAGGAACATATCTATGAAGCGGTCTTCGGGTATGACGGGGAAAGCGACAGCAGCGCTATTACGGAGCATATTAAGAATATCCGGGCCAAGCTGAGCAAATATGGAATGGATGTCATTGAGACCATCTGGGGGATCGGATATAAGTGGAAGCTGTAA